The following coding sequences lie in one Silene latifolia isolate original U9 population chromosome 5, ASM4854445v1, whole genome shotgun sequence genomic window:
- the LOC141656758 gene encoding rab GTPase-activating protein 22-like isoform X2 yields MPSSSSLYSSIGGVLLLFNGGGVGRDGGAGGGVAVAVTAVAGLALVAAIVYTRSGHLKSPWSRRRKKHTLTLQLWRSSFTEDGKLRDGGLKLLKKIRSGGIEPSIRAEVWPFLLGVYDLNSTKEERDAVRNKNREEYEKLRRQCRRLRKQADENTREKETRKDCINGECQSSSPEPGSPASEDIVSARDSLSSEKRNSDVESSENNSSTVLDNTSSSRRISNATPSVIYSDSSDSGSSVDEQFDEASYPSEQLNDIDVTPEGEPSPPKSTLQSNVCQKEDFASWQRIIRLDAVRANGEWIPYSPSQAAVPEDRAHRSAEAVGLKDYEHLEPCRIYHAARLVAILEAYAVYDSEIGYCQGMSDLLSPIISMIEEDHMAFWCFVGFMKKARHNFRLDEVGIRRQLTTVAKIIKYKDSHLYKHLVKMQAEDCFFVYRMVVVLFRRELNFEQTLCLWEVMWTDQAALRAGIGKTSWSRIRQRAPPTEDLLLYAIAASVLQRRKQIIEKYSSMDEILRECNNMAGQLDVWKLLDDAHDLVITLHDKVDGPFDG; encoded by the exons TGGTCACCTTAAGTCGCCGTGGTCTCGCAGAAGAAAGAAGCACACACTCACTCTACAGTTGTGGAGGAGTTCATTTACAGAAGATGGGAAACTCCGCGATGGTGGACTTAAGCTTCTGAAAAAAATACGGAGTGGG GGTATTGAACCTAGCATTCGGGCTGAGGTTTGGCCTTTCCTTCTTGGGGT CTATGATTTGAACAGTACCAAAGAAGAAAGAGATGCTGTCAGGAACAAGAATAG AGAAGAATACGAAAAACTCAGAAGACAGTGTAGGCGACTACGAAAGCAAGCTGATGAGAATACTAGAGAGAAGGAAACAAGAAAAGACTGTATCAATGGGGAATGCCAGAGCTCCAGTCCGGAGCCTGGTTCACCTGCCTCTGAAGATATTGTTAGTGCACGAGATTCCCTTTCTAGTGAGAAAAGAAATTCTGACGTTGAATCCTCTGAAAATAATTCCAGCACGGTCTTGGATAACACGAGTAGCTCTCGCCGAATCTCTAATGCTACCCCTTCTGTAATCTACTCTGACTCCTCTGATTCCGGTTCTTCTGTTGACGAGCAATTTGATGAAGCTTCGTATCCATCTGAGCAATTGAATGATATTGACGTGACTCCTGAAGGGGAGCCTAGTCCTCCTAAGTCAACTTTGCAGTCAAATGTCTGCCAGAAGGAAGATTTTGCCAGCTGGCAACGGATTATTCGTCTTGATGCTGTGAGGGCGAATGGAGAATGGATTCCGTATTCCCCTTCTCAGGCTGCTGTGCCTGAAGATCGGGCTCACCGGTCTGCCGAGGCTGTTGGGTTGAAGGACTATGAACACCTTGAGCCTTGCAGAATTTACCATGCTGCTCGACTGGTAGCAATACTTGAAGCTTATGCTGTATATGACTCAGAAATCGGATACTGTCAAGGAATGAGCGATCTTCTTTCACCAATTATCTCAATGATCGAGGAAGACCACATGGCGTTCTGGTGTTTTGTGGGTTTTATGAAGAAAGCTCGTCATAATTTCAGGCTTGATGAGGTGGGAATCCGAAGGCAACTTACAACAGTGGCAAAGATAATAAAGTACAAGGACTCCCACCTTTACAAGCACTTGGTGAAAATGCAGGCGGAGGATTGTTTCTTTGTGTATAGAATGGTGGTTGTCCTCTTTAGAAGGGAGCTGAATTTCGAGCAGACACTCTGCCTTTGGGAGGTTATGTGGACCGACCAGGCGGCACTCAGGGCTGGGATAGGGAAGACGTCCTGGAGCAGGATAAGGCAGCGCGCACCCCCAACAGAGGATCTATTGTTATATGCTATTGCTGCTTCTGTGTTACAGAGGAGAAAACAGATCATCGAGAAGTATAGTAGCATGGACGAAATCCTGCGAGAGTGCAACAATATGGCAGGGCAACTTGATGTCTGGAAGCTCTTAGATGATGCTCATGATCTGGTGATAACACTTCATGACAAGGTTGATGGGCCTTTTGATGGATGA
- the LOC141656757 gene encoding cytochrome b5-like, producing the protein MSADRKVLTFEDVSKHNGSKDCWLIISGKVYDVTPFMEDHPGGDEVLLSATGKDATNDFEDVGHSDSAREEMEKYYIGEVDASTIPAKRAYVPPKQAHYNPDKTPEFIIKILQFLLPILILGLAFAVRHYTKKD; encoded by the exons ATGTCAGCAGATCGAAAAGTTCTCACCTTTGAAGATGTATCAAAGCATAACGGCTCTAAGGATTGTTGGCTTATTATCTCTGGAAAG GTGTATGATGTAACTCCCTTCATGGAGGATCATCCTGGTGGTGATGAAGTTCTACTCTCTGCAACTG GTAAAGATGCAACAAACGATTTTGAAGATGTAGGACACAGTGATTCAGCGAGAGAGGAGATGGAGAAATACTACATTGGAGAAGTCGATGCATCAACAATCCCTGCTAAGCGGGCCTACGTGCCACCTAAGCAAGCACATTACAATCCCGACAAGACACCAGAGTTCATCATCAAGATCTTACAGTTCCTATTGCCCATTCTCATCTTGGGGTTAGCTTTTGCGGTGCGTCACTATACTAAGAAGGATTAG